The Molothrus ater isolate BHLD 08-10-18 breed brown headed cowbird chromosome 1, BPBGC_Mater_1.1, whole genome shotgun sequence genome includes a window with the following:
- the XKR9 gene encoding XK-related protein 9 has product MMKFTKQNFFFLVGGMIIYVVDIVVDFWVASRYFCQGQYSWSILIMCFRGLSSIITQVFSYKWFKNDWEGTDTGKLKLVFLLHLFHCGIFIRYWFALKYGCQAAFKQTSSRGASETDPSNFIQKQAIDAVTDINMLRVFKAFLETTPQLFLQIYILMEHGKTHFYQYAAIMMSFCGISLSMVDYQISLRKSLPDKDEFHVLSKFVYLFYKLLTITSWILSISLITLLSVRISVILLIFLWICGFTWTLKQHTTFCKSKKMEYLYRTVVGIILIFSFFNIKGRRTKVCLYIYYATHTVVTLCILFVYMFWKPSIIKEICFTIVSILTILCLVLGIIFLVVYYSHFHPTSYCTPQAYSDEMDGVAGQKVRVKTGRFQNFLMQ; this is encoded by the exons ATGATGAAATTTACTaagcagaatttcttttttttagttggtGGAATGATAATTTATGTAGTTGATATTGTAGTGGATTTCTGGGTAGCTAGTAGATATTTCTGTCAAGGACAGTATTCCTGGAGTATATTGATTATGTGTTTTAGAGGTCTTTCATCAATAATAACTCAGGTATTTAGTTATAAGTGGTTTAAAAACGACTGGGAAGGTACTGATACTGGGAAGCTGAAACTGGTTTTTCTACTTCATCTCTTTCATTGTGGAATTTTTATAAG GTATTGGTTTGCTTTGAAATATGGCTGTCAAGCTGCATTTAAACAAACAAGTAGCAGAGGTGCATCAGAAACAGACCCTTCCAACTTCATTCAAAAACAAGCTATTGATGCAGTGACTGATATTAACATGCTCAGGGTGTTCAAGGCTTTTCTTGAGACCACACCACAactttttcttcagatttaCATTCTCATGGAACATGGCAAAACTCATTTCTATCAAT ATGCTGCCATTATGATGTCTTTTTGTGGTATCTCCTTATCAATGGTTGATTATCAGATATCACTACGAAAATCTCTGCCTGACAAAGATGAATTTCATGTGCTTTCCAAGTTCGTGTATCTCTTCTATAAATTGCTTACCATCACTTCTTGGATACTCAGTATTTCATTGATTACTCTACTCAGTGTCAGAATTTCAGTAATTTTGCTGATATTTCTTTGGATCTGTGGCTTCACTTGGACTTTGAAACAGCATACAACATTTTGCAAGTCTAAGAAGATGGAATATCTGTACAGAACTGTAGTTGGAATCATcctaattttttcattttttaacatAAAGGGGAGAAGAACAAAAGTTTGCCTTTATATTTATTATGCTACTCACACTGTAGTGACTCTATGTATTTTGTTTGTATACATGTTCTGGAAACCTTCCATTATCAAAGAAATATGTTTTACAATTGTAAGCATATTAACTATTTTGTGTCTGGTGTTAggtattatttttcttgttgtttaTTACAGCCATTTTCATCCCACTTCTTATTGCACACCACAGGCATATTCAGATGAAATGGATGGAGTGGCAGGGCAAAAAGTTAGAGTGAAAACTGGTAGATTTCAGAATTTCTTAATGCAATGA